The genomic DNA TTCAAAACTGTTTTAGCCAATCAAACCACGTAATTTACAATTCGGCTTGTAAGTATAATTGCTTCTCATTTGTTGAAAGGATTAGTACTCCCATTTTTTCCCCCGTTACTAAGCATACTGGTTACAGAGTATTAAGATGTCCGGACGCGGCAAGCAGGGCGGCAAGGCTCGCGCCAAGGCCAAGACGCGCTCCTCGCGTGCCGGCCTCCAGTTCCCGGTGGGCCGTGTGCACCGCCTGCTCCGCAAAGGCAACTATTCGGAGCGGGTCGGGGCCGGCGCGCCCGTGTACCTGGCGGCCGTGCTGGAGTATCTGACGGCCGAGATCCTGGAGCTGGCGGGCAACGCGGCCCGCGACAACAAGAAGACGCGCATCATCCCGCGCCACCTGCAGCTGGCCATCCGCAACGACGAGGAGCTCAACAAGCTGCTGGGCCGGGTGACCATCGCGCAGGGCGGCGTCCTGCCCAACATCCAGGCCGTGCTGCTGCCCAAGAAGACCGAGAGCCACCACAAGGCCAAGGGGAAGTAaggtggaaaaataaaatcttaattcgTTGAGGGGTCCATTTTaaccaaaggctcttttcagagccaACCTCCATAGTCATTGAAAGggcttacattttctttattaattgtAGGTAATTGAAAACGCCCCGCAGGGTCGCTCGTCAATGCAGGAATAGATGTCAGTACTTCCAACACCTCAGAAAGGAGAAAGTAAGCATTTGGTTTAGagctagaataaaaataaaagttgccaCCTGAAAATTATGACGCTATGGAAAGGTTTTGTCACGTGGTAAAGTATATCAATACCGGAATCCCTCAGGCCTATAAGGCATCCCTAACCTAATGGGAATGGTAATGCTTGGTTTATATTGAAAGTTTAGATCCAAACCTAGTTAGTGGTCTGCCGATCAGTAAAACTATACCTTAATTAATATGTCCTGTTGAACAGTTGCTTTGCATCTTAGTGGGTAAAATCATCCTCAA from Ursus arctos isolate Adak ecotype North America unplaced genomic scaffold, UrsArc2.0 scaffold_31, whole genome shotgun sequence includes the following:
- the LOC113249354 gene encoding histone H2A type 1-B — protein: MSGRGKQGGKARAKAKTRSSRAGLQFPVGRVHRLLRKGNYSERVGAGAPVYLAAVLEYLTAEILELAGNAARDNKKTRIIPRHLQLAIRNDEELNKLLGRVTIAQGGVLPNIQAVLLPKKTESHHKAKGK